From one Rhopalosiphum padi isolate XX-2018 chromosome 2, ASM2088224v1, whole genome shotgun sequence genomic stretch:
- the LOC132919696 gene encoding uncharacterized protein LOC132919696 yields MRGEILEEMPESVMEYFCEQVLKRDWPNCIHAYYFIKNAFQWMRKNSASSYKLYYISNDVENGTFIGILSRPEEEYPDVVVTYTSPGNEEQFRRMLFSTEYINWQKKPLFQAIPFRMKAIVETMIEEKGLRSKLYSNAVLKWMPADVAARLDYEIPEDVFIDQLSVDHIDFIYSLWTHSDVYPKSDLWDTVRLNIGLGVFSRHNGELLAWAMCGSYGGLSTLIVQPDYRKRGFGKLIVLAVTKVMGENGVSPHALINEKNKVSLGLFKNVGYIKHSTPLPYVVVEDPDTSGP; encoded by the exons ATGAGGGGCGAAATTCTCGAAGAAATGCCTGAATCCGTCATGGAATACTTCTGTGAACAAGTATTGAAACGCGATTGGCCGAACTGTATTCac gcatattatttcattaaaaatgcgTTTCAATGGATGCGCAAAAATTCGGCTTCgagctataaattatactatatttctaACGACGTTGAAAATGGAACATTTATTGGGATTTTATCAAGAcct gAAGAAGAATATCCGGACGTCGTAGTTACATACACTTCCCCAGGAAACGAAGAACAATTCCGAAGGATGCTGTTTAGTACTGAGTACATCAATTGGCAGAAGAAACCGCTGTTCCAAGCTATTCCGTTCAGGATGAAGGCCATCGTGGAAACAATGATTGAAGAAAAGGGATTGAGGAGTAAACTGTACTCAAATGCTGTACTTAAGTGGATGCCAGCCGATGTAGCAGCCAGATTAGATTATGA AATTCCAGAAGATGTATTTATTGACCAATTGAGCGTGGATCATATAGACTTTATTTATTCACTATGGACACATAGTGACGTTTACCCCAAATCTGACCTTTGGGACACAGTAAGACTTAACATTGGTTTAGGTGTATTCAGCCGGCATAATGGCGAGCTATTGGCATGGGCCATGTGTGGAAGTTACGGAGGTCTAAGTACTTTGATAGTTCAGCCAGATTACAGAAAACGTGGATTTGGCAAGCTGATTGTGTTGGCAGTAACCAAGGTAATGGGCGAGAACGGCGTCTCTCCTCATGCACTTATTAATGAAAAGAACAAAGTGTCGTTGGGTTTGTTCAAGAACGTTGGTTATATTAAACATTCAACGCCATTACCATACGTAGTAGTCGAAGACCCGGATACTTCTGGGCCATAA
- the LOC132919695 gene encoding uncharacterized protein LOC132919695, with product MFKAAYCFLFLIVSCLIYEAYGNHHRVKSIRKPSRVISNNIDPYDSSSSLTAAEADGAAEDSTTLESPAALPSPRPLRKSFSSNGSLGYDGNRGLGLDNKSRGGTQSIRQKPYNMDSDNLNNGQRQNKNQNTRKRQNTITSDFQDFPNLTQIKTNPSAKRTERLRQKPLPPSLNEDNSQQINDNIENSGMVNYNTMSFRKCCINGNCRMLKDGEECGIEDIFRNMKNTQQPKIPMFTTFSNGNNGFQDMMSKLMDERFKPFRLNSFNRFENREDINIQQTGKPTNMRLGSMRYPTSIPSFDSSNDISNGMGSFANMPQRTNPTNYPYSKPMGLSEDEADEIRNKVLQQSNLYRKKYNLVPFTLDDQLTNCAQDWANYIAKQGTFQHRDNNAYGENLYADSDLNNLGKKAVDAWYNEITKFNIDGEESDLGSNSATHHMTQLLWKSSTKLGVGISKTPNGMYNVVANYDPRGNMIGSFEDNLPQIKQEDIEEANESERATQSAPKSGWWSSDSSFPLQSGWNNNNPYYN from the exons atgtttaaagcagcttattgctttttatttttaatagtttcgtGTTTAA TATACGAAGC ATATGGAAATCATCATAGAGTTAAGAGTATAAGAAAGCCTTCGCGTGTTATTTCTAACAATATTGATCCATATGATTCATCATCGTCATTAACAGCAGCAGAAGCAGATGGAGCAGCAGAAGATTCAACAACATTAGAATCACCAGCAGCATTACCGTCACCACGCCCTTTGAGGA aatcgtTTAGTTCAAATGGTTCCTTAGGATATGACGGAAATCGTGGATTAGGTTTAGATAATAAATCTCGGGGTGGTACGCAGTCTATTAGacaaaaaccatataatatggACTCAGATAATCTAAATAATGGACAAAGACAAAATA AAAATCAAAACACCAGAAAAAGACAAAATACTATAACTTCAGATTTTCAAGATTTTccaaatttaacacaaattaaaaCGAATCCTTCAGCTAAGCGTACAGAAAGGTTACGACAAAAACCTTTACCCCCATCATTGAATGAAGATAATAGTCAacaaatcaatgataatattgagAACTCGGGTATGgtgaattataatacaatgtcaTTTAGGAAATGTTGTATTAATGGTAATTGTCGTATGCTAAAAGACGGAGAAGAATGTGGTATTGAAGACATTttt agaaatatgaaaaatacacaACAACCAAAAATTCCGATGTTCACAACTTTCAGTAATGGAAATAATGGTTTCCAAGATATGATGTCAAAATTAATGGATGAAAGATTTAAACCTTTTAGATTAAACTCGTTCAATAGGTTTGAGAATAGAGAAGACATCAATATCCAGCAAACAGGAAAACCGACAAATATGCGATTAGGTTCAATGAGATACCCGACAAGCATTCCTTCTTTTGATTCGAGTAATGATATAAGTAACGGAATGGGTTCGTTCGCTAACATGCCACAAAGAACAAATCCAACAAATTACCCGTACTCAAAACCTATGGGTTTGAGTGAAGACGAAGCTGATGAAATCCGAAATAAAGTCCTTCAGCAATCtaatttgtatagaaaaaaatataacctcGTACCATTTACTTTGGATGATCAG ttgactAATTGCGCTCAAGACTGGGCTAATTACATTGCGAAACAAGGAACATTTCAACATAGAGACAATAATGCTTACGGAGAAAATTTGTACGCAGATTCAGATTTGAATAATTTAGGCAAAAAAGCGGTCGATGCATGGTATAATGAAATAACTAAGTTTAACATCGATGGCGAAGAATCTGATTTGGGTAGCAATAGTGCTACac accaCATGACACAATTATTATGGAAATCATCAACTAAATTGGGTGTTGGTATTTCAAAAACCCCAAATGGCATGTACAACGTTGTGGCCAACTATGATCCTAGAGGAAATATGATAGGGTCTTTCGAAGATAATTTACCTCAAATAAAACAAGAAGACATTGAAGAAGCGAATGAATCAGAAAGAGCAACACAATCGGCACCGAAATCGGGTTGGTGGTCTTCGGATTCATCATTTCCCTTACAATCAGGGTGGAATAATAACAatccatattataattag